A stretch of the Bacillus sp. B-jedd genome encodes the following:
- a CDS encoding GNAT family N-acetyltransferase encodes MIAITERLFLRVFEETDVEAAKSFWGDEEVMEHCNGAIPYEMLENGLAGYKACHEKLGISVFAVVEKESQTVIGAAGFNVRTTPETVELIYHFSKAAWGKGYATEAAEACIAVVKKHPGVKKLFASVDPQNLGSIKILEKIGFDYKGKKWFDDTNQEESYFEMNL; translated from the coding sequence ATGATTGCCATTACGGAAAGGTTGTTTTTGAGAGTTTTTGAGGAAACGGATGTGGAAGCTGCGAAATCATTTTGGGGAGACGAAGAAGTTATGGAGCATTGTAACGGTGCGATTCCCTATGAGATGTTGGAAAATGGCCTGGCAGGATACAAAGCCTGCCACGAAAAGCTTGGAATCTCAGTTTTTGCAGTTGTCGAAAAAGAATCTCAAACTGTGATTGGTGCGGCTGGCTTCAATGTCCGAACTACGCCAGAAACAGTAGAATTGATTTACCATTTTTCAAAAGCAGCATGGGGAAAGGGATATGCTACAGAAGCAGCTGAAGCCTGTATTGCGGTTGTGAAAAAACATCCCGGTGTAAAGAAACTTTTCGCCTCAGTCGACCCACAAAACCTCGGTTCAATAAAGATCCTTGAGAAAATCGGCTTTGACTATAAGGGGAAGAAATGGTTCGATGACACCAACCAGGAAGAATCATATTTTGAGATGAATCTGTAA
- a CDS encoding ureidoglycolate lyase — protein sequence MKPIEITSIDFKEFGIIYNMKSPSEGTGMVNQSSGDGWEDANTAIPVIDSPGSLGFTFGSGVPFTTHEMERHMHTQEALFCQDEPIVFLVAPASKESAPHVKDIVPVLLRPGQVAVLHRGVWHSSAHGLTKPTHYYWMALCYKNEPTEWQPITGGPVHVE from the coding sequence ATGAAACCAATTGAAATTACATCCATTGATTTTAAAGAGTTTGGCATCATTTACAATATGAAATCCCCTTCAGAAGGAACCGGCATGGTTAATCAAAGTTCTGGTGATGGCTGGGAGGATGCCAATACAGCAATCCCCGTTATTGACTCGCCAGGCAGCCTGGGATTCACGTTCGGCAGCGGCGTCCCATTCACCACTCATGAAATGGAACGCCACATGCATACTCAAGAAGCTTTATTCTGCCAGGACGAACCAATTGTGTTCCTCGTAGCTCCCGCATCAAAAGAAAGCGCTCCACATGTAAAAGATATCGTTCCTGTCCTGCTCCGTCCTGGCCAGGTTGCCGTTCTTCATCGGGGAGTATGGCACAGTTCAGCCCACGGATTGACAAAACCAACCCATTATTATTGGATGGCTTTATGCTATAAAAATGAACCAACTGAGTGGCAACCCATTACCGGCGGTCCCGTTCATGTAGAATAA
- a CDS encoding carbohydrate kinase family protein, giving the protein MDHQGYTFFIGDIALDEYYSTEYFPKIRDKVIVHTLPSQMGGMIANAASVYASYQQPAKFLTGLNNGFISQKLCESLRESGIDITYMVWDDSLPDAKTIIILAEDEHTIFIPTMGIQRLEISPETLKAICNAEYIYSNFCELKPLTSGDLDAAGILSRARSHGAKIWCDLDVGDLHPQEEHLFNYVDTLFVNEIGFKNLSGTKSEEETKQFLFQKGIEMIVVTYADKGCRIFTEQNEFTVKGINVPVTDVTGAGDTFCSSFLYAYKLTKNIQLSAEFANYAAARAVTIMGGRAGACGTETVLQFIKEHGEDTERFNFF; this is encoded by the coding sequence ATGGATCACCAAGGTTACACTTTTTTTATTGGGGATATCGCTTTGGACGAATACTATAGTACCGAGTACTTTCCAAAGATTCGCGACAAAGTTATCGTTCATACTCTTCCTTCCCAAATGGGTGGAATGATTGCAAACGCAGCAAGCGTTTATGCGAGCTACCAACAACCGGCCAAATTTTTAACCGGGTTAAACAACGGATTTATTTCACAAAAATTATGTGAGAGTTTAAGAGAGTCTGGAATTGATATCACCTATATGGTTTGGGATGACTCCTTACCGGATGCAAAAACGATTATCATTCTAGCAGAAGACGAACATACCATATTTATTCCTACCATGGGAATTCAACGTCTTGAAATCTCGCCGGAAACACTAAAGGCTATCTGTAATGCAGAGTATATTTATTCTAACTTCTGTGAATTGAAACCGCTTACCAGTGGTGATTTGGATGCAGCAGGTATCCTTTCCAGAGCAAGATCCCATGGAGCAAAAATATGGTGCGACCTTGATGTGGGAGACCTCCATCCCCAAGAGGAACACCTGTTTAATTATGTAGATACTCTTTTTGTAAATGAAATCGGCTTTAAAAATTTATCAGGAACTAAATCAGAAGAAGAAACGAAACAATTTTTGTTCCAAAAAGGGATTGAAATGATTGTCGTTACTTATGCGGATAAAGGATGCCGAATATTTACAGAGCAAAACGAATTTACTGTAAAAGGCATCAACGTGCCAGTAACCGACGTAACCGGGGCTGGTGATACATTTTGCAGCTCTTTTCTATATGCTTATAAGCTTACGAAAAACATTCAGCTTTCAGCGGAGTTCGCCAATTACGCGGCCGCTCGAGCAGTCACCATTATGGGCGGACGAGCAGGAGCATGCGGGACAGAGACAGTGCTTCAGTTCATTAAAGAACACGGTGAAGACACTGAACGTTTCAACTTCTTTTAA